In Roseicyclus marinus, the genomic window TGGTCGAGGCATTGGATTGATCGGGGTGGGCGGGGACCGCAGCGGCCCCCGCGCCCATGATCAGGCCGGTGTCACGTCAAGACGGACAAGCGTCTGGTTCAGCAGCATATAGGCAATCTCGCCGAAGGTGACGGGGCCGGTGAAGCCGCCCGTCGCCTTGCCCTCCAGATCGCCGTAAAGGTAGTTCAGGATGCAGTTGCACGAAAACTGCCCCGAGCCTGCCGTGCCGAGCTGGCCCGCAAAGGCCGCGCGGTAATCGGGCAGCGGGCGGGCGAGGCGATAGTCGACCCCCGCCATGACCGGCGCGTAGAAAGCGACCGTATCGCCCGCGACATCGACCGATTGCACCGACACATTCACCAGCGCCCCGCCGTAATCGGCGATGAGCGGCAGGCGCGTGTCGATCCCGTTATCGGTCAGGAAGCGGGCGAGCGACACCTGTTGCCCGTTCACGAGCGCGGTTTGGGCCGAAAAGCCCGTTTGCGGGAAGCGGAAGGTCAGGCTGTCATCATCGCTGCGCGAGAAGATGTTGACGATGTCGAGATCGACCCGGTCGCCCGCGCCAAGGGCCAGATGCATCACCACGGCGGCATCTTCGAGCGCAAGCCCGGTCCGGCCGTCGAAGACCTTGGGCGTGACGCGTCCGATGTCGTCGAGATGCACGCCCGAAATCCAGCCCATCAGGGGTTGGGCGAAAAAGCCCGGATAGCCCGCGCCGTCCATGGCGAAGGTGGCATGGGCACGGGAAAAGGCGGGGATCAGGACGAGGGAAAAGCCGCCCTCGACATAGCCCGAGGGGATGCTGGCCAGATCATCGGGATCGATCGTGCGGATCGTGGCGGCGGTGGCGTGCTCGATCGTGGTGCAGAACAGCCGGTCGCGGATCACCGCGCCGCCCGTATCGGTCACGAAATAGACGGAGGTTCCGCCGATCCAGCTGCCGCGCGGCAATTGCGCCAGCAGTGCCTCGTCGCCCGCGATGGACAGGATCGCCCCGGCACGGATGCGGGCGGAGGCGTCTTCAAGGGTCAGAAGTTCGTTTTTCACAATCGTCACTTTCTCTCAGAGCTGCACGAGTTCATCGGCGGCGAAGGCGTTCTGGCGGGCAAAGGTGACAAGTTCCTGCACCTTGGCATCTATGAGGCCGGGGTTGTTGCGCACCTCGATCCGCAACCGTCCGACGACGATGCGCGTGGCGAGCGAGGCCGAGGAAAGGGCCGTGTCCGAGGTGATGAGCGACCTCAGCTTGAGGGGATTTGGAAGGGTCATGCTGTGCTTTCGTTTGGTGCCAGAGGATTGCGCGTTCCCTGGGAGCACAGGGGCAAACGGCGGGCAGGGGCGAAAGCTTAGGGGCGGGACGTTAGGATTGCGGCCACGGGCGCAAGTGTCGCGGGGCCGGGTCGTCAGCGATCCTGGGGATGGCCTGTGGCCCGGGCGTCAGCCGCCCGGTGCGGTGGTTGCGCGGGCCAGACGCGCCTCGAGCAATTTGCGGGCGCGCGCCTCGGCCACGCGGACGCGCACCAGCGTGCGGAACAATTCCTCGGTCGTGGGGGAGGAGGCGCCGATGGCCTGGGCGATCTGCTCGACGAGCTTGTCGTCGCCCAGGCGTTCGGCCGCTTCGAGCGTGTCGCGGGCCAGCTTGTCGGCCAGTTCCTCGGCGATGCGGCTCATGGCGCGCGACCTTTTAGCGGCTGTTCTCGGTCAGGCGGCGGCGGACATAGGTCTGCACGCTTTCGATCATCGGATCCATGTGGGGATCCTCGAAGAAATGCCCTGCGCCTTCCACTTCCTGGTGGGTGATCGTGATCCCCTTTTGCTCGTGCAGCTTGTCCACGAGAATGCGGGTATCCTGGGGTTTGGCCACGCGGTCGGAGGCCCCGTTGATGATCAGGCCCGAGGCGGGGCAGGGCGCGAGGAAGCTGAAATCATACATGTTGGCGGGCGGCGAGACGCTGACGAAGCCCGTGATCTCGGGGCGCCGCATCAAGAGCTGCATGCCGATCCAGGCCCCGAAGGAAAAGCCCGCGACCCAGCAATGCTTGGAATTGGGGTTCATCGACTGGAGGTAATCGAGCGCGGAGGCCGCATCGCTGAGTTCGCCGATGCCCTGGTCGTATTCGCCCTGGCTGCGGCCCACACCCCGAAAATTGAAGCGCAGCACCGTGAAGCCGATCTTGTGAAAGGCGTAATGCAGGTTGTAGACGACGCGGTTGTTCATCGTGCCCCCGAATTGGGGATGCGGATGCAGGATGATCGCGATGGGCGCGTCCTTGGTCTTTTGCGGGTGGTAACGGCCTTCGAGCCGACCCTCGGGGCCGGGGAAAATCACCTCGGGCAAACGCACTCTCCTCAAGCGGGGTCCGGGCGGCGGCGCTGCTTGACGCATTCGGGGCCGCTGCCTAGAACCGATGAATTCCTGCCGGGGCCGGGGAAGCCGGAACCGGGTCGCTTCGCAGTTAAGCCTGCGGATCGAAAAGGTCAATCTTTGCAGGGGAGAGGCTGCGCATGAAGCTGAGCACCAAGGGGCGTTACGCCATGGTCGCGATGGCCGATCTTGCGCTGCAGAACGGCGACGGGCTGATGTCGCTTGCGGAATTGTCCAAGCGGCAGGACATTTCGCTGCCCTATCTCGAGCAATTGTTCGTCAAGCTACGCCGGGCGGAACTGGTCGACTCGGTCCGGGGGCCGGGGGGCGGCTACCGGCTATCGCGGCCCGCCTCCGAGATCCGGGTGGTCGATATCTTTGCCGCCGTGGACGAGACGGTGAGCGCCCTGCATACCGGGGCAGGCGCGACGGGGGGCGTATCGGGGAGCCGGGCGCAATCGATGACCAAC contains:
- a CDS encoding alpha/beta hydrolase is translated as MPEVIFPGPEGRLEGRYHPQKTKDAPIAIILHPHPQFGGTMNNRVVYNLHYAFHKIGFTVLRFNFRGVGRSQGEYDQGIGELSDAASALDYLQSMNPNSKHCWVAGFSFGAWIGMQLLMRRPEITGFVSVSPPANMYDFSFLAPCPASGLIINGASDRVAKPQDTRILVDKLHEQKGITITHQEVEGAGHFFEDPHMDPMIESVQTYVRRRLTENSR
- a CDS encoding DUF6976 family protein, translated to MTIVKNELLTLEDASARIRAGAILSIAGDEALLAQLPRGSWIGGTSVYFVTDTGGAVIRDRLFCTTIEHATAATIRTIDPDDLASIPSGYVEGGFSLVLIPAFSRAHATFAMDGAGYPGFFAQPLMGWISGVHLDDIGRVTPKVFDGRTGLALEDAAVVMHLALGAGDRVDLDIVNIFSRSDDDSLTFRFPQTGFSAQTALVNGQQVSLARFLTDNGIDTRLPLIADYGGALVNVSVQSVDVAGDTVAFYAPVMAGVDYRLARPLPDYRAAFAGQLGTAGSGQFSCNCILNYLYGDLEGKATGGFTGPVTFGEIAYMLLNQTLVRLDVTPA
- a CDS encoding Rrf2 family transcriptional regulator, which translates into the protein MKLSTKGRYAMVAMADLALQNGDGLMSLAELSKRQDISLPYLEQLFVKLRRAELVDSVRGPGGGYRLSRPASEIRVVDIFAAVDETVSALHTGAGATGGVSGSRAQSMTNRLWESLSAHVYVFLHQTRLSDVVQNGLTPCPAVPTLFEVVDEG